Part of the Pseudarthrobacter sp. L1SW genome, CCAGGGTCATGGGGCTACGCCAGGGGGTGGTGGGAATGTGGTTGGCGTATTCCCAGTTGTTCATCCAGCCGATCATGAGGCGGCGGTTGTCCGGGGCATCGTTGAAGGAGACGGCCGCATAGTAGTCCCGGCCCCAGTCCAGCCATTGGTAGTCGCCCCGTAGGTCAGCGCCGTTAAGGCCTGAGGTCATCGTGCTCCTGGAAATGAAAGAGGTTCCGTCGAAGTCACCGACGAAGTATTGGCCGGCGGAACCGCGGTTGGGGCCGCCGGGATTGAGGTTGACGGTCAGCACCCACTTGGCGTTTTCCGGGTCGCCGTCCACTGGCAGTGGGAAAAGGTCGGGGCATTCCCAAATGCCGCCGGTGGCGTTCGCGGGGCCGAAGGTACTCAGGAATTCCCAGATCTTAAGGTCTTCGGACTTGTAGAGCACCACCTTGAAGTCTTTGGCTTCAACGGCGACCATCACCCAGTAACTGCCCTCGCTGCCGTCGTACCGTATGACTTTAGGGTCGCGGAAGTCGGCTGACCCGCGGTCAAGTACAGGGTTGTCGGCGTGCTTTGTCCAGGTGTAGCCCCCGTCCAGGCTGTATGCCAAGGACTGGGCCTGGATCCCCTCGTGCTGCGAGCCCGGTTTGAAGGCGCTGGTGTAAATGGCCACGAGCGGGGCAACGGAACCGGCGCCGAAGCCGCTGGTGTTGTCCCGGTCATAGACCATGCTCCCGGAGAAGATGTCTTCGTTCTCGTCGCAGGGGATAGCGACGGGATGTTCCGTCCAGGTCAGCAGGTCCGTGGATGTCGCGTGTCCCCAGGACATGTTTCCCCAGACGTTGCCCAGC contains:
- a CDS encoding glycoside hydrolase family 32 protein → METLATNNAAATDIYRPALHYTARDTWLNDPNGLIFHGGVYHLYYQNNPLGNVWGNMSWGHATSTDLLTWTEHPVAIPCDENEDIFSGSMVYDRDNTSGFGAGSVAPLVAIYTSAFKPGSQHEGIQAQSLAYSLDGGYTWTKHADNPVLDRGSADFRDPKVIRYDGSEGSYWVMVAVEAKDFKVVLYKSEDLKIWEFLSTFGPANATGGIWECPDLFPLPVDGDPENAKWVLTVNLNPGGPNRGSAGQYFVGDFDGTSFISRSTMTSGLNGADLRGDYQWLDWGRDYYAAVSFNDAPDNRRLMIGWMNNWEYANHIPTTPWRSPMTLAREVSLQTIDGNPSLVQQPAGDWTALAAQEPFSLAETTINDGEQVLPGAAGTVQRIDVSLAPGSAKEFGLVLRGDGAKGTRVGIRPDEGQLFIDRRESGETDFHESFPSLDTAPVRSTSGSYDLSIVVDRCSVEVFAQGGQVTMTELIFPAENSTHLGVFAVGGTATINNLHVTQMA